In Halalkalicoccus subterraneus, the genomic window CCCGCGCCCGCCGGCACCCCGCAGATCGAGGTCTCATTCAACATCGACGAGAACGGGATCGTCAACGTCGAGGCCGAGGACCAGGGCTCGGGCAACAAGGAAGAGATCACCATCGAGGGCGGCGCAGGCCTCTCGGACGAGGAGATCGACCGCATGCAGGACGAGGCCGAACAGCACGCAGAGGAGGACGAACAGCGCCGTGATCGCATCGAGGCGCGAAACGACGCCGAGAGCGCCGTCCAGCGCGCCCGCAGCCTCATCGAGGAGAACGAGGAGGACCTCGACGAGGAACTGATCGAGGAGATCGAAACCGAGATCGACGAGGTCGAGGCCGTGTTGGAGGACGAGGACGCCGACACCGAGGAGATCAAATCCGCCACCGAGGACCTGAGCAAGGCGCTTCAGGAGATCGGCAAGCAGATGTACCAGGACGCCGAGGGCGCGGCCGGTGCGGGTGCCGGCCCCGACGGCATGGGCGACATGGGCGGTGCAGGCGGCGCGGGTGCGGCCGGCGCTGGCGGTGCGGGCGCCGGCGGCCAGGAGGGCGAGTACGTTGACGCCGACTTCGAGGACGTCGGTGACGACGAGGACGACCAATAAGGTCGGCCAACTGACGGCAACGGGTTCCGATCGACAACGAACAGGAGAGCTTTTTCAGGCGGATCACGCTCGCCAACCGGCGACGCCAACGAGAACGATCGCATCCGCCAGCGTTCGACCCGAGTAACGAGGATCGAAAAGCGGCGATTAGACGGTTTCGAGGGCGTCCTCGATCGATTCGTCGCCCTCGATAGTTTCGAAGGTCTTTCCGTAGGTGTTCTCGATATCCAGCGCAGCCACAAGGATTCGGGCGACGTCCGCGCGGGTGATTTCGCCGCGCTCGACCCGCCGGGCGACCTCGATCTCCCCGGTTGCGGGCTCGTCGGTCAGCGCGCCCGGCCGGACGATGGTATAGATCAGATCGCTGTCTTGGAGGTGCTCGTCCGCGGCGAGTTTCGCTTCGAGATACGGCTGCAGTGCTTCGGGACTCTCCTCGGGCCGGTCGGCGTTGATCGAACTGAGCATGACGAATCGTTCTGCCCCTTCCTGCTCGGCCGCGTCGATCAGCCGGATCGCGCCGTCGCGATCCACCCCCTCAACGTCCTCGCCGCTCGATCCCGCGGCGAAGATCACCGCATCGCATCCCTCAACGGCGTGGGTGACGTCCTCGGCCAGGTCCGCGACGACCACGTCGACGCCGAATTTCTCCTCCATTTCGTCCACCT contains:
- a CDS encoding Hsp70 family protein; the protein is PAPAGTPQIEVSFNIDENGIVNVEAEDQGSGNKEEITIEGGAGLSDEEIDRMQDEAEQHAEEDEQRRDRIEARNDAESAVQRARSLIEENEEDLDEELIEEIETEIDEVEAVLEDEDADTEEIKSATEDLSKALQEIGKQMYQDAEGAAGAGAGPDGMGDMGGAGGAGAAGAGGAGAGGQEGEYVDADFEDVGDDEDDQ
- a CDS encoding SDR family oxidoreductase, encoding MDVLIAGSHGGVGQHVTELLAESEQTAHAMVRTESQVDEMEEKFGVDVVVADLAEDVTHAVEGCDAVIFAAGSSGEDVEGVDRDGAIRLIDAAEQEGAERFVMLSSINADRPEESPEALQPYLEAKLAADEHLQDSDLIYTIVRPGALTDEPATGEIEVARRVERGEITRADVARILVAALDIENTYGKTFETIEGDESIEDALETV